The following coding sequences are from one Sphingobium sp. RAC03 window:
- the cobO gene encoding cob(I)yrinic acid a,c-diamide adenosyltransferase: MDHQDDINARHNAKARKRQAFMQDKIAQKTQEKGLLIVHTGKGKGKSTAAFGMACRALGHGMKVGIVQFIKGGWATGERAVYAAFPGQVDHKAMGEGFTWDTQDRVRDIEWARAGWDEVRRMIADPSYALVIADELNIVLRYSYLPVEEVVAGLMDRDAMKHVIVTGRNAPDALIEAADLVTEMVQIKHHFQTGVKAQKGIEF; this comes from the coding sequence ATGGACCATCAGGACGATATCAATGCACGGCACAACGCCAAGGCGAGGAAACGCCAGGCGTTTATGCAGGACAAGATTGCGCAGAAAACCCAAGAAAAGGGCCTTTTGATCGTCCACACCGGCAAGGGCAAAGGCAAGTCCACCGCTGCGTTCGGCATGGCCTGCCGTGCGCTGGGCCATGGGATGAAAGTCGGCATCGTCCAATTCATCAAGGGGGGATGGGCGACGGGTGAAAGGGCCGTCTATGCTGCCTTTCCGGGGCAGGTCGATCACAAGGCCATGGGCGAGGGCTTTACCTGGGACACGCAGGATCGCGTCCGCGACATCGAATGGGCCCGCGCGGGATGGGACGAGGTCAGGCGGATGATCGCCGATCCAAGCTATGCCCTCGTAATCGCGGACGAACTCAACATCGTGCTGCGCTACAGCTATCTGCCGGTAGAAGAAGTGGTCGCGGGCCTAATGGATCGTGACGCGATGAAACATGTCATCGTCACGGGCCGCAATGCACCCGACGCCCTGATCGAAGCGGCCGACCTCGTCACGGAAAT